The Glycine max cultivar Williams 82 chromosome 12, Glycine_max_v4.0, whole genome shotgun sequence genome window below encodes:
- the LOC100800801 gene encoding (R,S)-reticuline 7-O-methyltransferase, protein METVLFNDSPPLEFKGMSKEEEDSLLGQVEIWRYMTCFTDSVALKSVIELRIADIIDRYGKPLSLSQIVENIDDAPSPDASLLQRVMRVMVRRKIFSAEQSETGETLYGLTRASKWILRDTKMTLAPMLLLENHPIHLNPAHYISEIIREGTKNGTAFFKCHGHEQFEMTGLDPEYNRLFNEGMVCTARVVSKAVITGYKDGFNQIKSLVDVGGGIGGSLSEIVRAYPHINAINFDLPHVVATAPKYDGITHVGGDMFVSIPDADAIYMKWILHDWSDEHCVKILKNCRKAIPEKTGKVIIVDHVLRPEGNELFTDVGIAFDMMLLAHNAGGKERTEENWKWLFKETGFARYNIIKINALPSIIEAFPI, encoded by the exons ATGGAGACTGTTCTTTTCAATGACTCCCCACCTTTGGAGTTCAAG GGTATGAGCAAGGAGGAGGAAGACTCATTGCTAGggcaagttgaaatatggaggTACATGACATGCTTCACGGACTCCGTGGCCTTGAAATCCGTCATAGAGCTGCGCATAGCCGACATAATAGACCGTTATGGGAAACCACTATCCTTGTCACAAATCGTGGAGAACATAGATGATGCACCCTCCCCAGATGCCTCTCTTCTACAGAGAGTGATGAGAGTGATGGTACGTAGAAAGATCTTCAGTGCAGAACAATCAGAGACTGGAGAGACCCTCTACGGCTTGACACGTGCCTCGAAGTGGATCCTCCGCGACACAAAAATGACCCTAGCACCCATGTTGCTGCTGGAGAACCACCCAATTCACCTGAACCCTGCTCACTACATTAGTGAGATTATTAGAGAAGGCACTAAAAATGGCACTGCTTTCTTTAAGTGCCATGGCCATGAGCAATTTGAGATGACAGGTTTGGACCCTGAGTATAATAGATTGTTCAATGAGGGCATGGTGTGCACTGCTAGGGTTGTGTCCAAGGCTGTGATCACTGGGTACAAAGATGGGTTCAACCAGATTAAGTCCTTGGTTGATGTTGGAGGTGGCATTGGAGGGTCTCTTTCTGAGATTGTTAGGGCTTATCCTCACATCAATGCCATCAACTTTGACTTGCCTCATGTGGTTGCCACTGCTCCTAAGTATGATGGAATCACCCATGTTGGAGGTGACATGTTCGTGTCCATTCCAGATGCTGATGCTATTTACATGAAG TGGATTCTGCATGACTGGAGCGACGAGCACTGCGTCAAGATCTTGAAGAACTGCAGGAAGGCAATACCAGAGAAAACAGGGAAAGTGATCATCGTTGATCACGTGCTGCGGCCCGAAGGCAACGAACTCTTCACCGACGTTGGCATTGCATTTGACATGATGCTTCTCGCTCACAACGCCGGCGGCAAAGAGAGGACGGAAGAGAACTGGAAGTGGCTGTTCAAAGAAACAGGTTTCGCCCGTTACAACATCATCAAGATCAACGCTCTTCCTTCCATCATTGAGGCGTTTCCAATCTAA